Proteins from a single region of Hymenobacter aquaticus:
- a CDS encoding MSEP-CTERM sorting domain-containing protein, translated as MRNFLNPKWLLLLNTLPLVLLAVLCAGQYAVIHTLLPAESLQLWRWFALALAVLGAATLAYALVQQGRGRPLGVLYSLLALAAYSGFLLVYLNQEQQLIPWSVPRWMVPADLSLYVLTFSMPTLAHALFVLVVHTTPADRRHSAAMSFLLAFAAPLAWGIVLLLPFSFLQGWHTHWLWNFLFAASWVVGSIGSLFFIVRGAYIMGLNRAEDAELSMVWKVLISLLLPLAGLLLNNGLLWGGFSGYRSHEEGVFGNFHNPWFYMLAVLNGVLLCLPDQAGKWPRLLIFLGRSVLFSYTFYFFIVFLPYLPLSILAIILLGLGLLLLTPLILLVVHVRELGADLEFLAGQFPRRWLRAGLLAGVLTLPLIITARYWHNRRVLHQALAYRYTPDYRQHYDLDEQALVSTLEVVKQHKERANGLAFSRQVPYLATYFNWLVLDNLTISDDKIADLEQLFLGAAGAREPEFTRPAAAPTGGAPALSGLSARSTYDARQQTWVSWLDLRVSNTDTSQRAGEYATTLALPVGCWVGNYYLDMNGRREMGILAEKKAAAWVYAQIVGETQVRDPGLLAYTDSRHVNLRVYPVVRRAARTTGLQLLHKEPLTLTVDGRRVTLGDTTARPLAKPVATPGNEVVFVSAAAKQALPLVRRTPYYHFLLNVSAKQAAGKAAYARRIASRFAHDAAYAHARFTLVDAYATPVPADQWAQELAQHTGRGGFYLEGALRQVLFDAWQHPGPTYPVIVVVTDEVSEAILGPNLEELSSAYPESSLFYVLGATGETQAHSLLTNSRFGQPATPAPGQPIAVRAWPNAAHAQAYLPDNATADIVLNQPTVGVPQPRGASRWQTGLLLHGYQQWQQFHPEATEAERVPFVQASFRAGIMTRFTSYLALENEAQKAALSRKQQEVLQATATLDVDEGPAAPVTDVPIDGEVWVLLAGGLALAVGQLRRTWQVG; from the coding sequence ATGCGCAATTTCCTGAATCCGAAGTGGCTGCTGCTACTCAATACCCTGCCCCTGGTGCTGCTGGCCGTGCTGTGCGCCGGGCAGTACGCCGTTATTCATACCCTGCTGCCGGCCGAAAGTCTGCAGCTGTGGCGGTGGTTTGCGCTGGCGCTGGCGGTACTGGGGGCTGCTACGCTCGCCTATGCCCTGGTGCAGCAGGGTAGGGGCCGGCCGCTGGGCGTGCTGTACAGTTTGCTGGCGCTGGCCGCCTATTCGGGCTTTCTGCTGGTGTACCTCAATCAGGAGCAGCAGCTGATACCCTGGTCGGTGCCGCGCTGGATGGTACCTGCCGACCTGTCTCTCTACGTTCTCACCTTCAGCATGCCCACGCTGGCGCACGCGCTGTTTGTGCTGGTCGTGCACACCACCCCGGCCGACCGGCGGCACTCGGCCGCCATGAGCTTTTTGCTGGCTTTTGCCGCGCCCCTGGCCTGGGGCATCGTGCTGCTGCTGCCTTTTTCGTTTCTGCAGGGCTGGCATACCCACTGGCTCTGGAATTTTTTATTCGCGGCTTCCTGGGTGGTAGGCTCCATCGGCTCGTTGTTTTTCATCGTGCGCGGGGCGTACATCATGGGGCTGAACCGGGCCGAGGACGCGGAGCTGTCGATGGTCTGGAAGGTGCTCATCAGCCTGCTGCTGCCATTGGCCGGGCTGCTGCTCAACAACGGGTTGCTCTGGGGCGGCTTTAGCGGGTATCGGAGCCACGAAGAGGGTGTTTTTGGCAACTTCCATAACCCCTGGTTTTACATGCTGGCGGTGCTGAACGGGGTGCTGCTGTGTCTGCCCGACCAGGCCGGCAAGTGGCCGCGGCTGCTGATTTTCCTGGGCCGTAGCGTGCTGTTCAGCTACACCTTCTACTTTTTCATCGTCTTTCTGCCCTACCTGCCGCTGTCCATCCTGGCCATTATTCTGCTGGGCCTCGGGCTGCTGCTGCTCACTCCGCTGATTCTGCTGGTGGTGCACGTGCGCGAGCTGGGGGCCGACCTGGAGTTTCTGGCCGGCCAGTTTCCCCGCCGCTGGCTGCGCGCGGGCCTGCTGGCCGGCGTGCTCACGCTGCCCCTCATTATCACGGCCCGCTACTGGCACAACCGCCGGGTGCTGCACCAAGCGCTGGCCTACCGCTACACGCCCGACTACCGCCAGCACTACGACCTCGACGAACAGGCCCTGGTCAGTACGCTGGAGGTCGTAAAACAGCACAAGGAGCGTGCTAACGGCCTTGCCTTCAGCCGGCAAGTGCCCTACCTGGCCACGTACTTCAACTGGCTGGTGCTCGACAACCTCACGATTTCGGACGATAAAATTGCCGACCTCGAGCAGCTTTTTCTGGGCGCGGCCGGGGCGCGGGAGCCGGAATTTACCCGGCCCGCCGCGGCCCCTACGGGCGGCGCTCCGGCCTTGAGCGGCCTTTCCGCGCGCAGCACCTACGATGCCAGGCAGCAGACCTGGGTGAGCTGGCTGGATCTGCGGGTGAGCAACACCGATACCAGTCAGCGGGCCGGGGAATATGCCACCACGCTGGCGCTGCCGGTGGGCTGCTGGGTGGGCAACTACTACCTGGATATGAACGGCCGGCGGGAAATGGGGATTCTGGCCGAGAAAAAAGCCGCCGCCTGGGTCTACGCGCAGATTGTGGGCGAAACCCAGGTGCGCGACCCTGGCCTGCTGGCCTACACCGACAGCCGCCACGTGAACCTGCGCGTGTACCCGGTGGTGCGCCGCGCCGCCCGCACCACGGGCCTGCAACTGCTGCACAAGGAGCCCCTTACGCTGACGGTGGATGGCCGCCGCGTGACGTTGGGCGATACCACGGCCCGCCCCTTGGCCAAGCCGGTGGCCACCCCGGGCAATGAGGTGGTATTCGTCAGTGCGGCGGCCAAGCAGGCCCTACCCCTGGTCAGGCGCACGCCCTACTATCATTTTCTGCTGAACGTATCAGCCAAGCAGGCTGCCGGCAAAGCAGCCTACGCGCGCCGCATTGCCAGCCGCTTTGCCCACGATGCGGCCTACGCCCACGCCCGCTTCACGCTGGTAGATGCTTACGCCACGCCCGTGCCCGCCGACCAGTGGGCGCAGGAGCTGGCGCAGCATACTGGCCGGGGCGGTTTTTACCTGGAAGGTGCCCTGCGGCAGGTGTTGTTCGACGCTTGGCAGCACCCGGGGCCCACGTACCCGGTTATCGTGGTCGTAACCGATGAGGTAAGCGAGGCTATTCTGGGGCCAAACCTGGAGGAGCTGAGCAGCGCTTATCCGGAAAGCAGCCTGTTTTACGTGCTGGGGGCCACGGGGGAAACGCAGGCCCATTCCCTGCTGACCAACAGCCGGTTCGGGCAGCCCGCAACTCCCGCGCCGGGCCAGCCCATAGCGGTCCGGGCCTGGCCGAATGCTGCCCACGCCCAGGCCTACCTCCCCGATAATGCCACCGCCGACATCGTGCTCAATCAACCCACGGTAGGCGTGCCGCAGCCGCGTGGCGCCAGCCGCTGGCAAACGGGCTTGCTGTTGCACGGCTACCAGCAGTGGCAGCAGTTTCATCCTGAAGCCACGGAAGCTGAGCGGGTGCCTTTCGTGCAGGCCAGCTTCCGAGCCGGTATCATGACGCGCTTCACTTCCTACCTGGCCCTGGAAAATGAAGCGCAGAAAGCTGCCCTCAGCCGCAAGCAGCAGGAAGTGCTGCAGGCCACCGCTACCCTGGATGTCGACGAAGGTCCGGCCGCCCCGGTCACCGACGTGCCCATCGACGGGGAGGTGTGGGTGCTGCTGGCGGGCGGACTGGCGCTGGCCGTGGGGCAGCTGCGGCGCACCTGGCAGGTTGGGTAA
- a CDS encoding aconitate hydratase encodes MAFDLEMIQAVYAGMGQRIEAARTAVGRPLTLTEKILYAHLYGGNVTQSFERGVSYVDFAPDRVAMQDATAQMALLQFMQAGKAQAAVPSTVHCDHLIQARDGANEDLAVANDENREVYDFLASVSNKYGIGFWKPGAGIIHQVVLENYAFPGGMMIGTDSHTPNAGGLGMIAIGVGGADAVDVMAGMAWELKFPKVIGVKLTGKMNGWTSAKDVILRVAGILTVKGGTGAIVEYFGEGANNLSATGKGTICNMGAEIGATTSVFSYDEKMGDYLRGTSRAEIAEAAAAVAHHLRADDEVYANPEAYYDQLIEIDLNTLEPYVNGPFTPDAAWPISQFAAAVKEHGWPEKLEVGLIGSCTNSSYEDITRAASIAEQAVTKGLTVNAEFTVTPGSELVRYTVERDGLLDTFAQMGGVVLANACGPCIGQWARHTDDPKRRNSIITSFNRNFAKRNDGNPNTHAFVASPEIVTAFAIAGDLTFNPLTDTLTSKDGQQVKLDEPRGVEMPPQGFAVEDAGYQAPAEDGSGVQVLVDPTSDRLELLEPFKPWEGTDLMGLRLLIKAQGKCTTDHISMAGPWLKYRGHLDNISNNMLIGATNAFNGEANKVRDFVAQGDTYNTVPQVARNYKSMHIGTVVVGDENYGEGSSREHAAMEPRHLGVRAVIVKSFARIHETNLKKQGMLGLTFANKADYDLIEEGDTIDILGLTTFAPGKQLQARLHHVDGDTDLIYLNHTYNEGQIEWFKAGSALNLIRLKEAGQA; translated from the coding sequence ATGGCGTTTGACTTAGAAATGATTCAGGCCGTGTATGCCGGTATGGGCCAGCGTATTGAAGCTGCTCGTACCGCCGTTGGCCGCCCGCTCACGCTGACTGAGAAAATCCTGTACGCTCACTTGTATGGCGGTAACGTAACTCAGTCGTTCGAGCGGGGCGTTTCCTACGTCGATTTTGCCCCCGACCGTGTCGCAATGCAGGACGCCACCGCCCAGATGGCGCTGCTGCAATTCATGCAAGCCGGCAAGGCCCAGGCGGCCGTGCCCAGCACCGTGCACTGCGACCACCTCATCCAGGCCCGCGACGGTGCCAACGAGGACTTGGCCGTGGCCAACGACGAAAACCGCGAAGTATATGACTTCCTGGCTTCGGTTTCCAATAAATACGGCATCGGCTTCTGGAAGCCCGGCGCCGGTATCATTCACCAGGTGGTGCTCGAAAACTACGCCTTCCCCGGCGGCATGATGATCGGCACCGACTCCCACACACCCAACGCCGGCGGCCTGGGCATGATTGCCATCGGCGTCGGTGGCGCTGATGCCGTGGACGTAATGGCCGGCATGGCCTGGGAGCTGAAGTTTCCGAAAGTAATCGGCGTGAAGCTGACCGGCAAGATGAACGGCTGGACTTCAGCCAAAGACGTAATCCTGCGCGTGGCCGGCATCCTGACCGTGAAAGGCGGCACCGGGGCCATCGTCGAGTACTTCGGCGAAGGCGCCAACAACCTCTCGGCCACCGGCAAAGGTACCATCTGCAACATGGGCGCCGAAATCGGGGCTACCACCTCGGTGTTCAGCTACGACGAGAAGATGGGCGACTACCTGCGCGGCACCAGCCGGGCCGAAATTGCCGAAGCCGCCGCCGCCGTGGCCCACCACCTGCGCGCCGACGACGAGGTGTACGCCAACCCCGAGGCCTACTACGACCAGCTCATCGAAATCGACCTCAACACGCTGGAGCCCTACGTGAACGGCCCGTTCACCCCGGACGCCGCCTGGCCGATTTCGCAGTTTGCCGCCGCCGTGAAAGAGCACGGCTGGCCCGAGAAGCTGGAAGTAGGCCTGATTGGCTCCTGCACCAACTCCTCGTACGAGGACATCACCCGCGCCGCCAGCATTGCCGAGCAAGCCGTAACCAAGGGCCTGACCGTGAATGCCGAGTTCACCGTAACGCCCGGCTCGGAGCTGGTGCGCTACACCGTGGAGCGCGACGGGCTGCTCGACACCTTCGCCCAGATGGGCGGCGTGGTGCTGGCCAACGCCTGCGGTCCGTGCATCGGCCAGTGGGCCCGCCACACCGACGACCCCAAGCGTCGCAACTCGATTATCACCTCGTTTAACCGCAACTTCGCTAAGCGCAACGACGGCAACCCGAACACGCACGCTTTCGTGGCCTCGCCCGAAATCGTGACGGCCTTCGCCATTGCCGGCGATTTGACCTTCAACCCCCTGACCGACACGCTGACCAGCAAAGACGGCCAGCAGGTGAAGCTCGACGAGCCCCGCGGCGTGGAAATGCCGCCCCAGGGCTTCGCCGTGGAAGATGCCGGCTACCAGGCTCCCGCCGAAGACGGCTCGGGCGTGCAGGTACTCGTGGACCCGACGTCCGACCGTCTGGAGCTGCTCGAGCCCTTCAAGCCCTGGGAAGGTACCGACCTGATGGGTCTGCGCCTGCTCATCAAGGCCCAGGGTAAGTGCACCACCGACCACATTTCTATGGCCGGCCCCTGGCTGAAGTACCGCGGCCACCTCGACAACATCTCGAACAACATGCTCATCGGCGCCACCAACGCTTTCAACGGTGAAGCCAACAAGGTTCGGGATTTCGTGGCCCAGGGCGACACCTACAACACGGTGCCCCAGGTAGCCCGTAACTACAAGTCGATGCACATCGGCACGGTGGTCGTGGGTGACGAGAACTACGGGGAAGGCTCGTCGCGCGAGCATGCCGCCATGGAGCCCCGCCACTTGGGCGTCCGGGCGGTTATCGTGAAGTCGTTTGCCCGGATTCACGAAACCAACCTCAAGAAGCAGGGTATGCTGGGGCTGACCTTCGCCAACAAGGCCGACTACGACCTGATTGAGGAAGGCGACACCATCGACATCCTCGGCCTGACCACGTTTGCCCCCGGCAAGCAGCTGCAGGCCCGCCTGCACCACGTAGACGGCGACACGGACCTCATCTATCTGAACCACACCTACAACGAGGGTCAGATTGAGTGGTTTAAAGCCGGCTCGGCCCTGAACCTGATCCGCCTGAAAGAGGCCGGTCAGGCGTAA
- a CDS encoding peroxiredoxin family protein gives MSSPISFRAAAAGFSLALALGACQSNSKPEAAEGGDAATSAGGSASVLSAGTWRGVLSAQGQEIPFLFDVAQDGGKPTVTLRNGEERLKLDEISTAGDSTTIRLGVFDAALVVRADGEGKLKGSWVKYDGKEPYRVPFAASKGEQKLFPAASNSKPLSFAGTWKVTFRGDDGETYPAVGIFQQNGADVTGTFLTTTGDYRYLAGQVEGANLRVSTFDGSHGFLFTAHNGPKEPIDITKDYAPNTLFGDFYSGKKGHETWTAVPDPNAKLPDANTLTGMKPGQKKLDFKFPNIYEGGSISPTDPKYKGKVVVLQILGSWCPNCMDETNFLAPWYEKNKSRGVEIIGLGYERTPDQTLASKKLIKMKERMNVGYDLAVAGIADKDAAAKSLPQLQSVLAFPTTIFLDKKGEVRKIHTGFSGPGTGKYYQQEIDDFNKTVDMLLKE, from the coding sequence ATGTCCTCTCCTATTTCTTTTCGCGCGGCCGCCGCTGGGTTTAGCCTCGCTCTGGCCCTGGGTGCCTGCCAGTCCAATTCGAAGCCCGAAGCAGCGGAAGGCGGCGACGCGGCCACTTCGGCCGGCGGCAGTGCCAGCGTCCTTTCGGCCGGCACCTGGCGCGGGGTGCTGAGCGCCCAGGGGCAGGAAATTCCGTTTTTGTTCGACGTGGCCCAGGATGGCGGTAAGCCCACCGTGACGCTGCGCAACGGCGAGGAGCGCCTCAAGCTCGACGAAATCAGCACCGCCGGCGACTCGACGACCATCCGCCTGGGCGTGTTCGACGCGGCCCTGGTGGTGCGGGCCGACGGGGAAGGCAAGCTGAAGGGCAGCTGGGTGAAGTACGACGGCAAGGAGCCCTACCGGGTGCCGTTTGCGGCTTCGAAGGGCGAGCAAAAGCTGTTTCCGGCGGCTTCCAATAGCAAGCCGCTTTCCTTCGCCGGCACCTGGAAAGTAACTTTCCGGGGCGACGACGGAGAAACTTACCCGGCCGTAGGTATTTTCCAGCAAAACGGCGCCGACGTAACCGGCACGTTCCTGACCACCACCGGCGACTACCGCTACCTAGCCGGGCAAGTGGAGGGCGCGAACCTGCGAGTAAGCACGTTCGATGGCAGCCACGGCTTCCTTTTCACGGCCCACAACGGCCCCAAGGAGCCTATTGATATTACGAAGGACTACGCTCCCAATACCTTGTTCGGCGACTTCTACTCGGGCAAGAAAGGCCACGAAACCTGGACCGCCGTGCCGGACCCCAACGCCAAGCTGCCCGACGCCAACACGCTCACCGGCATGAAGCCCGGCCAGAAAAAGCTCGACTTCAAGTTCCCGAATATCTACGAGGGCGGCAGCATCTCCCCCACCGACCCCAAGTACAAGGGCAAAGTGGTGGTGCTCCAGATTCTGGGCTCGTGGTGCCCCAACTGCATGGATGAAACCAACTTCCTGGCCCCCTGGTACGAGAAAAACAAAAGCCGGGGCGTGGAAATCATCGGCCTGGGCTACGAGCGGACGCCCGACCAGACCCTGGCCTCGAAGAAGCTCATCAAGATGAAGGAGCGCATGAACGTGGGCTACGACCTGGCCGTGGCCGGCATTGCCGACAAGGACGCCGCCGCCAAATCGTTGCCGCAGCTGCAAAGCGTACTGGCTTTCCCCACCACCATTTTCCTGGACAAAAAAGGTGAGGTGCGCAAGATTCACACCGGCTTCTCGGGCCCCGGCACCGGCAAATACTACCAGCAGGAAATCGACGACTTCAACAAGACCGTGGATATGCTGCTGAAAGAATAG
- a CDS encoding cytochrome P450 yields the protein MASSASPAAPAGVRLPRVPRWQSLLRSFALAKDPLPILDNTLARFGDSVHLFIGGVQPSVLTRDPGLINHILQKNHRNYRKSKFTQGFARYIGHGLLTNDGPDWLRQRRLIQPGFHRQRVAGLAGLMQQIIAETLAPLRARAAAEGGAVEVATHELMTELTFRIIARSVFSTNFGAAELDHVARLITEIQAFYVRTIRQPYLNPWFRLRGQFRYHDQLTRELRAVLSGYIARRRAANAAPGSAPPDDLLQMLLDVRYEDTGQPMTDEQVLDEALILLIAGHETSANALTWLLYLLARHPAEAEAIRAETAAVLAARPPGQGEALFAFEELPRLPRALYAVQEAMRLYPPAWMVDRVALADDEYQGLRIPKGTLFSLYIYGLHHAPGHWPQPAEFRPSRFAPTAEPLVPGAYLPFGGGPRLCIGMQFALTEMQLVTLELLRHFTVEPVAGRPPVPTLPLITLRPKGDFGVRLRLTPALSRGEGA from the coding sequence ATGGCTTCCTCTGCTTCTCCCGCTGCCCCGGCCGGGGTGCGCCTGCCGCGCGTGCCCCGCTGGCAATCCTTGCTCCGCTCGTTTGCCCTGGCCAAGGACCCGCTGCCCATCCTGGATAACACCCTGGCCCGGTTCGGCGACTCGGTCCACCTGTTTATCGGGGGCGTGCAGCCTTCCGTTCTGACCCGCGACCCGGGCCTGATCAACCACATCCTGCAGAAAAATCACCGCAACTACCGCAAGTCCAAGTTCACCCAGGGCTTCGCGCGCTACATCGGCCACGGCCTGCTCACCAACGACGGCCCCGACTGGCTGCGGCAGCGCCGCCTGATTCAGCCCGGCTTCCACCGGCAGCGCGTGGCCGGCCTCGCGGGGCTGATGCAGCAGATTATTGCCGAAACCCTGGCCCCGCTCCGCGCCCGGGCCGCCGCTGAGGGCGGCGCGGTGGAAGTGGCCACCCACGAGCTGATGACCGAGCTGACCTTCCGCATCATTGCCCGCTCGGTGTTCAGCACCAACTTCGGGGCCGCCGAGCTGGACCACGTAGCCCGGCTGATTACCGAAATCCAGGCGTTCTACGTGCGCACCATCCGCCAGCCCTACCTGAATCCGTGGTTTCGGCTGCGCGGGCAGTTCCGCTACCACGACCAGCTTACCCGGGAGCTGCGTGCCGTGCTCAGCGGCTACATTGCCCGGCGCCGGGCCGCCAACGCCGCGCCGGGCAGCGCCCCGCCCGACGACCTGCTGCAAATGCTGCTCGACGTGCGCTACGAAGACACCGGCCAGCCCATGACCGATGAGCAGGTGCTCGACGAAGCCCTGATTCTGCTCATTGCCGGCCACGAAACCAGCGCCAACGCCCTGACCTGGCTGCTCTACCTGCTGGCCCGGCACCCGGCCGAAGCCGAGGCCATCCGGGCCGAAACTGCCGCCGTGCTGGCGGCCCGGCCCCCGGGGCAGGGCGAAGCGCTTTTCGCGTTTGAGGAGCTGCCCCGCCTGCCCCGCGCCCTGTACGCCGTGCAGGAAGCCATGCGCCTCTACCCGCCCGCCTGGATGGTGGACCGCGTGGCCCTGGCCGACGACGAGTACCAGGGCCTGCGCATCCCCAAAGGCACTCTGTTCTCGCTCTACATCTACGGCCTGCACCACGCGCCCGGGCACTGGCCGCAGCCCGCCGAGTTCCGGCCCTCGCGCTTCGCCCCGACGGCGGAGCCGCTGGTGCCCGGCGCCTACCTGCCCTTCGGCGGCGGCCCGCGCCTGTGCATCGGAATGCAGTTTGCCCTCACCGAAATGCAGCTCGTAACCCTGGAGCTGCTGCGCCACTTCACCGTGGAGCCAGTCGCCGGCCGGCCGCCCGTGCCCACCCTGCCCCTGATTACCCTGCGGCCCAAAGGGGATTTTGGGGTGCGGCTGCGCCTTACCCCGGCCCTCTCCCGAGGAGAGGGAGCCTGA
- a CDS encoding polyprenyl synthetase family protein encodes MKSTLDVIQAPIAAEMEEFERKFRASMQTKVLLLDKIMGYIVKRKGKQIRPMFVFFTAKISGGDPLPEATFRGAALIELLHTATLVHDDVVDESNYRRGFFSINALWKNKIAVLVGDYLLSRGMALALENDDFTLLKIVNNAVRELSEGELLQIEKARRLDITEDIYFDIIRQKTASLIASCCAVGAASTGADKDTIERARLFGEKVGMAFQIKDDLFDFGTDEIGKPVGIDIKEKKMTLPLIYALQQADWLTKRRVIFNVKNNEGRRDRVQAVIDFVKKSGGLDYAVTVMKRYRDEALSILHTFPESPSRTSLEQLINYTIEREK; translated from the coding sequence ATGAAAAGTACCCTGGATGTCATACAGGCCCCTATTGCGGCCGAAATGGAGGAATTTGAACGCAAATTCCGCGCGTCCATGCAAACCAAGGTGTTGCTGCTCGACAAAATCATGGGCTACATCGTGAAGCGCAAGGGCAAGCAGATCCGGCCCATGTTCGTGTTCTTCACGGCCAAAATCAGCGGCGGCGACCCGCTGCCCGAAGCCACGTTCCGGGGCGCGGCCCTGATTGAGCTGCTGCACACGGCCACGCTGGTGCACGACGACGTGGTGGACGAATCCAACTACCGGCGCGGCTTCTTCTCCATCAATGCCCTCTGGAAAAACAAGATTGCCGTGCTCGTGGGCGACTACCTGCTCTCGCGCGGCATGGCCCTGGCCCTAGAAAACGACGATTTCACGCTGCTCAAAATCGTGAACAACGCCGTGCGCGAGCTGAGCGAGGGAGAGCTGCTGCAAATCGAAAAAGCCCGCCGCCTCGACATCACCGAGGATATTTATTTCGACATCATCCGCCAGAAAACGGCTTCCCTGATTGCCTCCTGCTGCGCCGTGGGGGCCGCCTCCACCGGGGCCGACAAGGATACGATTGAGCGGGCCCGGCTTTTCGGGGAGAAAGTGGGCATGGCGTTTCAGATCAAGGACGACCTGTTTGACTTCGGCACCGACGAAATCGGCAAGCCCGTGGGCATCGACATCAAGGAGAAAAAGATGACGCTGCCCCTGATTTACGCCCTACAGCAGGCCGACTGGCTCACCAAGCGCCGCGTCATCTTCAACGTGAAAAACAACGAAGGCCGCCGCGACCGGGTGCAGGCCGTCATCGACTTCGTGAAAAAGTCCGGCGGCCTCGACTACGCCGTCACCGTGATGAAGCGCTACCGCGACGAGGCCCTGAGCATCCTGCACACCTTCCCCGAATCACCCTCGCGCACTTCGCTGGAGCAGCTCATCAACTACACCATCGAGCGGGAGAAATAG
- a CDS encoding alpha/beta hydrolase family protein, with translation MSAAPLPITVEFLLTSPHHRRQFAADARFVPDGHPKPVVVFVHGFKGFKDWGHFNVLADYFAAHGFVFVKLNLSHNGLVPGGTGDLEDLEAFGQNNFTLELDDVGVLLDYLHAPATSALPAAEADLSRLYLAGHSRGGGIVLLKAAEDARVQAVAAWAPISNVNPRWPDSVMQQWKQDGVQYIDNMRTGQRMPLYYQLVENFEANQQRLDIPGNVRQKLNQPLLIVHGDQDETLPVQMAHDLKSWKPAAELVIVPGAGHMFGGKHPWDENQLPELARHVADKTIAFFRSLLTAS, from the coding sequence ATGTCTGCCGCCCCGTTGCCCATCACGGTTGAGTTTCTGCTCACCTCGCCCCACCACCGCCGGCAGTTTGCCGCCGACGCCCGTTTCGTGCCCGACGGGCACCCCAAGCCGGTGGTCGTATTCGTGCACGGCTTTAAGGGCTTCAAGGACTGGGGCCACTTCAACGTGCTGGCCGACTACTTCGCGGCCCACGGCTTCGTGTTTGTGAAGCTGAATTTGTCGCACAACGGCCTCGTGCCCGGCGGCACCGGCGACCTGGAGGACCTGGAAGCCTTCGGGCAGAACAACTTCACCCTGGAGCTCGACGACGTGGGCGTGCTGCTCGACTACCTCCACGCCCCGGCCACCTCGGCCCTGCCCGCCGCCGAAGCTGACCTAAGCCGCCTGTACCTGGCCGGCCACAGCCGCGGGGGCGGCATCGTGCTGCTCAAGGCCGCCGAAGATGCCCGCGTGCAGGCCGTAGCCGCCTGGGCGCCCATCAGCAACGTAAACCCGCGCTGGCCCGACAGTGTGATGCAGCAGTGGAAGCAGGACGGCGTGCAGTACATCGACAATATGCGCACCGGGCAGCGCATGCCGCTGTATTACCAGCTGGTGGAAAACTTCGAAGCCAACCAGCAGCGCCTCGACATTCCCGGCAACGTGCGCCAGAAGCTGAACCAGCCCCTGCTTATCGTGCACGGCGACCAGGACGAAACCCTGCCCGTGCAGATGGCCCACGACCTGAAAAGCTGGAAGCCCGCCGCCGAGCTGGTCATCGTGCCCGGCGCGGGCCACATGTTCGGCGGCAAGCACCCCTGGGACGAAAACCAGCTGCCCGAACTGGCCCGGCACGTGGCCGACAAGACCATTGCGTTTTTCCGGAGCCTGCTCACAGCTTCATAA
- the folK gene encoding 2-amino-4-hydroxy-6-hydroxymethyldihydropteridine diphosphokinase has protein sequence MPTAYLLLGSNLGDRAATLHAAVQQLAATAGTVVAVSGLYETAAWGLTNQPAFLNQAVRLETTLTPTELLTACLAAEQRAGRERRIRWDARTLDVDILLYDDLVLDSEQLQVPHPRLPERRFALVPLAEIAAEVVHPEAGATVAELLAACSDELGVNSVGA, from the coding sequence ATGCCCACTGCTTACCTTCTGCTCGGCTCCAACCTCGGCGACCGGGCGGCCACCCTGCACGCCGCCGTGCAGCAGCTGGCCGCCACCGCCGGCACGGTTGTGGCCGTATCGGGGCTCTACGAAACCGCCGCCTGGGGCCTCACCAACCAGCCCGCCTTTCTCAACCAGGCCGTGCGGCTGGAAACCACCCTCACTCCTACCGAACTGCTCACCGCCTGCCTGGCCGCCGAGCAGCGGGCCGGCCGCGAAAGGCGCATCCGCTGGGATGCCCGCACCCTCGACGTGGACATCCTGCTCTACGACGACTTGGTCCTGGATTCAGAGCAGCTGCAAGTGCCCCATCCGCGCCTACCGGAGCGCCGCTTCGCCCTGGTGCCGCTGGCCGAAATTGCGGCGGAAGTGGTGCATCCGGAGGCTGGCGCTACGGTAGCGGAACTGCTGGCCGCGTGTTCGGATGAGCTGGGGGTAAATTCCGTGGGGGCATAG
- a CDS encoding DUF6843 domain-containing protein, with the protein MFFGSKHMTPETFLIPKDFRGQITLIYNEPCGQTIPKMDGRLIYKIPDNGVMILKNEFETGIIDQEYYFVDDNWNSIEKIPTLIQQDFNEDYTLEKNKNEPPRNKVGLFLLGTGGGSTLKNENYSFHMMAVNSWDSLRVQQNGSIPDNLIDSLLFQCRQKK; encoded by the coding sequence ATGTTTTTTGGTTCTAAACATATGACACCTGAAACATTTCTAATACCTAAAGACTTTCGAGGACAGATTACTTTGATTTATAACGAACCTTGTGGACAGACAATTCCAAAAATGGACGGCAGACTTATTTACAAAATTCCAGACAATGGAGTTATGATTTTAAAGAATGAATTTGAAACAGGTATCATTGACCAAGAATATTATTTCGTTGACGACAACTGGAATAGCATTGAAAAAATACCTACACTTATTCAACAGGACTTTAACGAGGACTATACACTTGAAAAAAACAAGAATGAGCCACCTAGAAATAAAGTAGGTTTGTTTCTGCTTGGCACAGGCGGAGGAAGCACATTAAAGAATGAAAATTACAGCTTTCATATGATGGCAGTTAATTCTTGGGATAGTTTACGAGTGCAACAAAATGGAAGTATTCCCGACAATTTAATTGACAGTTTATTATTCCAATGCAGACAGAAGAAATAA